The following proteins are co-located in the Gossypium hirsutum isolate 1008001.06 chromosome A02, Gossypium_hirsutum_v2.1, whole genome shotgun sequence genome:
- the LOC121215321 gene encoding uncharacterized protein, translated as MCIAGKMRRRRVRDLSIVQNTPNSEERNSEQQTVVGSSNVPETLDEPEEFQTESGGTRRVRGRTLLKDLYDLDPVERVKVSRNIHGQLVGSEARLLAGYLGILARNTNMFPINYESWHHMPDSNKNQALANIKERFALEVSDDYIKKALCKRWRDNKSTLKKQYFKKDISFEEKLRNVPPGMLRYQWEDAVRFWNSKKGP; from the exons atgtgtattgcaggaaaaatgcgtagaagaagagtacgagatttaagtattgtccagaatactccaaattcggaagaaagaaatagtgaacagcagacagttgttggatcttcgaatgtgccggagacacttgatgagcctgaagaatttcaaa ctgaaagtggtgggacgcgcagagttcgaggacgtacgctacttaaagatttatacgacttagatcCTGTCGAGCGTGTTAAAGTAAGTAGAAATATTCATGGTCAGcttgttggatctgaagctcgacttttagcaggctatttgggcattttagcacgaaatacAAATATGTttcccatcaactacgaatcatggcatcacatgcctgatagcaacaaaaaccaggctctcgctaatattaag gagagatttgctttagaagtctccgatgattatatcaagaaggcattatgtaaaagatggagagacaataaaagcactttaaagaaacaatattttaagaaagacataagcttcgaggaaaaattgagaaatgttcCGCCAGGAATGCTGAGAtatcaatgggaagatgcggttagattttggaattcaaagaaag gaccgtga